The proteins below are encoded in one region of Streptomyces roseirectus:
- the dhaK gene encoding dihydroxyacetone kinase subunit DhaK produces MRMLINVPETVVADALRGMAAAHPELVVDVENRVIVRRDAPVAGKVALVSGGGSGHEPLHGGFVGPGMLSAACPGEVFTSPVPDQMVRAAAAVDSGAGVLFVVKNYTGDVLNFEMAAELAEDEGIQIAKVLVDDDVAVTDSLYTAGRRGTGATLFVEKIAGAAADEGQPLERVEAIARQVNENSRSFGVALNACTTPAKGSPTFDLPPGELELGIGIHGEPGRERRPMMTSGEIADVAVNAILDDFTPRNPVLALVNGMGATPLLELYGFNAEVQRVLAQRGVAVAHTLVGNYVTSLDMAGASVTLCQIDEELLRLWKAPVSTAGLRWGM; encoded by the coding sequence ATGAGGATGCTCATCAACGTTCCGGAGACCGTGGTCGCCGACGCGTTGCGAGGGATGGCGGCGGCGCATCCGGAGCTGGTCGTGGACGTCGAGAACCGGGTGATCGTGCGCCGGGACGCGCCGGTCGCCGGGAAGGTGGCGCTGGTGTCGGGCGGCGGTTCGGGGCACGAGCCGCTGCACGGGGGCTTCGTGGGCCCCGGCATGCTGTCGGCGGCCTGTCCCGGCGAGGTGTTCACCTCGCCGGTGCCGGACCAGATGGTGCGGGCGGCGGCGGCCGTGGACAGCGGGGCCGGGGTGCTGTTCGTCGTGAAGAACTACACCGGGGACGTCCTCAACTTCGAGATGGCGGCCGAACTCGCCGAGGACGAGGGCATCCAGATCGCGAAGGTCCTCGTGGACGACGACGTCGCCGTCACCGACAGCCTTTACACCGCCGGGCGGCGCGGCACCGGGGCGACGCTGTTCGTGGAGAAGATCGCGGGCGCGGCGGCCGACGAGGGGCAGCCGCTGGAGCGGGTCGAGGCGATCGCCCGTCAGGTCAACGAGAACTCCCGGAGTTTCGGCGTCGCGCTGAACGCCTGCACCACCCCGGCGAAGGGCTCCCCCACCTTCGACCTGCCGCCGGGCGAGCTGGAACTCGGCATCGGCATCCACGGCGAGCCGGGGCGGGAGCGGCGGCCGATGATGACGTCCGGGGAGATCGCGGACGTCGCCGTCAACGCGATCCTGGACGACTTCACGCCCCGCAACCCCGTCCTCGCGCTGGTCAACGGCATGGGGGCGACGCCGCTGCTCGAACTGTACGGATTCAACGCCGAGGTGCAGCGGGTGCTGGCCCAGCGCGGGGTGGCCGTCGCGCACACGCTCGTCGGCAACTATGTGACCTCGCTGGACATGGCGGGCGCGTCGGTGACGCTGTGCCAGATCGACGAGGAGCTGCTGCGGCTGTGGAAGGCGCCGGTCAGCACGGCGGGACTGCGCTGGGGGATGTGA
- the dhaL gene encoding dihydroxyacetone kinase subunit DhaL — protein MLDAGFLIRWLTTAAALVEREADRLTELDSPIGDADHGANLRRGFTAVTAALAKEAPATPRAVLQLAGRQLISTVGGASGPLYGTLLRGTGKALGDAAEVSEAEFAAALRAGVEAVMRLGGAAPGDKTMVDALLPAVDALDAGFGAARDAAERGAEATVPLQARKGRASYLGERSVGHQDPGATSAALLIAALADSQEQGEDSTS, from the coding sequence ATGCTGGACGCCGGTTTCCTCATCCGCTGGCTGACGACGGCCGCCGCGCTCGTCGAGCGTGAGGCGGACCGTCTCACCGAGCTCGACTCGCCCATCGGGGACGCCGATCACGGCGCGAACCTGCGGCGCGGGTTCACGGCCGTGACCGCCGCCCTGGCGAAGGAGGCGCCCGCGACGCCGCGCGCGGTCCTCCAGCTCGCCGGACGGCAGCTCATCTCGACCGTCGGCGGCGCCTCGGGCCCGCTGTACGGGACGCTGCTGCGCGGCACCGGCAAGGCGCTCGGGGACGCGGCCGAGGTGAGCGAGGCCGAGTTCGCGGCGGCGCTGCGGGCGGGGGTGGAGGCGGTGATGCGGCTCGGCGGGGCCGCGCCGGGCGACAAGACCATGGTCGACGCGCTGCTCCCGGCCGTGGACGCCCTCGACGCCGGGTTCGGCGCGGCGCGGGACGCGGCCGAGCGGGGTGCGGAGGCGACCGTGCCGCTCCAGGCGCGCAAGGGGCGCGCGAGCTATCTCGGCGAGCGCAGCGTCGGTCACCAGGACCCGGGGGCGACCTCGGCGGCCCTGCTGATCGCGGCGCTCGCCGACAGTCAAGAGCAAGGGGAGGACAGCACTTCATGA
- the dhaM gene encoding dihydroxyacetone kinase phosphoryl donor subunit DhaM has translation MSERKLVGIVLVSHSATVAESVADLARGLVGDGTDVPVAAAGGTEDGRFGTSAALITRAAAEVDQGAGVAVLADLGSAVLTVKALLEDDELPHDIRLLDAPFVEGAIAAAVTAATGADLTAVEAAAGEAYAYRKV, from the coding sequence ATGAGCGAGCGGAAACTCGTCGGGATCGTCCTGGTCTCGCACAGCGCGACGGTCGCGGAGTCCGTCGCGGACCTCGCGCGCGGCCTCGTCGGCGACGGCACGGACGTGCCGGTGGCCGCCGCCGGAGGGACCGAGGACGGCCGGTTCGGGACCAGCGCCGCGCTGATCACGCGGGCCGCCGCCGAGGTCGACCAGGGCGCGGGGGTCGCCGTCCTCGCCGACCTGGGCAGCGCCGTCCTGACCGTCAAGGCGCTGCTGGAGGACGACGAACTCCCGCACGACATCCGCCTGTTGGACGCCCCGTTCGTCGAGGGGGCGATCGCGGCGGCCGTCACGGCGGCGACGGGGGCGGACCTGACGGCGGTGGAGGCGGCGGCCGGGGAGGCGTACGCGTACCGCAAGGTGTGA
- a CDS encoding S8 family serine peptidase, with product MSQHHPGRRRTGGRTALLLTPALLAGLALTSGPAAQASNAPADAARRTTYAAGTYLVQLADQPVAAHPGTAPAGGARLNTRSQAVRDYTGRLTRERDRVLERVAGVEPLHTYQYVLNGFAARLTARQASELARTPGVVSLTPNEIRRPADDAPAEESVRATAPAGTQPIPEPPSEPTSEHLPVPDTAAFLGLKERTGLYAKTPGGQRDAGEGTIIGVLDSGIDTDNPSLRALPEPRPDARIIAAKWKGACDRGADTAHQVTCNNKVIGAQYFNQGLPNPTKSDWASPRDSGSYGTHIATTAAGDMDVPAHVPGTAISGRVSGIAPAARIAVYKVCWSVGCPTVDVVAGFDKAVADGVDVINYSVGSNALAATPEYTAMFNAAKAGVFIAASAANSGPGTVRNNVPWVTTVAASTHDTGYRTTVTLGDGKTYEGAGISDRAVPSAPLVDAAKAAKSGADVGQAELCQPGTLDPAKVKGAVVLCRRGQSVNTDTSVEVESAGGVGIVLYNPNAVQDRLTYTYPLPRVHLDNTAGAAVKAYADGPGATVRLSAARAVAQRAPQIAAFSSGGPNPVTGDLLKPDLAAPGLDIVAGTTPGGDDGRFTGEQGIMSGTSMATPHVAGLALLLRARHPDWSPMEIRSALMTTATTTDRAGEPITRIGTGRPATPLDYGAGQAVPNRADDPGLVYDSTPADWTAYNCAVTGAPVTAGDSCPTGERTAPSDLNYPTISVGALAGKQTVTRTVTNVSAATGVYTAELRTPPGYRAEVTPKELVVKPGASAGYRVTFTRTDAAYGDWAFGSLTWHDRQGHRVRSAVALRATPLAVAAEATGEGATGSVALAPKPGWDGTLTTAVNGLYAGTAETGTLTGTNPDFAPGRSPLPAATIRTRITVPEGTELARVAIRSADHLPGSDLDLWVLDKNGDNLVNLVTGNDEHVDLTEPGTYDVYLNQYALPQGATGQTYTLRTWLIGKGTRPDHTATATPAEQPVTRGTPTGVTVSWQDLPAGRPYLGLIGYGDGTGAVGRTLLSVTP from the coding sequence GTGTCCCAGCACCACCCCGGCCGACGCCGCACCGGCGGCAGAACGGCACTCCTGCTGACCCCGGCACTCCTCGCCGGCCTCGCCCTCACCTCGGGACCGGCCGCCCAGGCGTCCAACGCGCCGGCCGACGCGGCCCGGCGGACGACCTACGCCGCCGGCACCTACCTCGTCCAGCTCGCGGACCAGCCCGTCGCCGCCCACCCCGGCACCGCGCCCGCCGGGGGCGCACGGCTGAACACGCGGTCCCAGGCGGTCCGCGACTACACCGGCCGGCTGACCCGCGAACGCGACCGGGTGCTGGAACGGGTGGCGGGCGTCGAACCGCTGCACACCTACCAGTACGTGCTGAACGGATTCGCCGCCCGCCTGACGGCACGCCAGGCGTCCGAACTGGCCCGCACCCCCGGCGTCGTCTCGCTCACGCCCAACGAGATACGCAGGCCGGCCGACGACGCCCCGGCCGAAGAGAGTGTGCGGGCCACGGCACCCGCCGGCACCCAGCCCATTCCCGAGCCTCCGTCCGAGCCGACGTCCGAGCACCTGCCCGTCCCCGACACCGCCGCGTTCCTGGGTCTCAAGGAGCGCACGGGACTGTACGCGAAGACCCCCGGCGGGCAGCGCGACGCGGGCGAGGGCACGATCATCGGCGTGCTCGACAGCGGCATCGACACCGACAACCCGTCGCTGCGCGCCCTGCCCGAACCCCGGCCCGACGCCCGGATCATCGCCGCGAAGTGGAAGGGCGCCTGCGACCGGGGCGCCGACACCGCGCACCAAGTCACCTGCAACAACAAGGTGATCGGCGCCCAGTACTTCAACCAGGGCCTGCCCAACCCGACGAAGTCCGACTGGGCCTCGCCCCGGGACTCCGGCTCGTACGGCACCCACATCGCGACCACCGCGGCCGGCGATATGGACGTGCCCGCGCACGTGCCCGGCACCGCCATCTCCGGCCGTGTCTCCGGGATCGCCCCGGCCGCGCGCATCGCGGTCTACAAGGTCTGCTGGAGCGTCGGCTGCCCGACCGTGGACGTCGTCGCCGGCTTCGACAAGGCCGTGGCCGACGGCGTCGACGTCATCAACTACTCCGTCGGCAGCAACGCCCTGGCCGCCACCCCCGAGTACACGGCGATGTTCAACGCCGCCAAGGCGGGCGTCTTCATCGCCGCCTCCGCCGCCAACTCCGGCCCCGGCACCGTCCGCAACAACGTCCCCTGGGTGACCACGGTGGCCGCGTCCACCCACGACACCGGTTACCGCACCACCGTCACCCTCGGCGACGGCAAGACGTACGAGGGGGCCGGCATCAGCGACCGCGCCGTACCGTCCGCGCCGCTGGTCGACGCCGCGAAGGCCGCCAAGAGCGGGGCGGACGTCGGACAGGCCGAGCTGTGCCAGCCGGGCACCCTCGACCCGGCCAAGGTCAAGGGCGCCGTCGTGCTGTGCCGGCGAGGCCAGTCCGTCAACACCGACACCAGTGTCGAGGTCGAGTCGGCGGGCGGCGTCGGCATCGTGCTCTACAACCCGAACGCGGTCCAGGACCGGCTCACCTACACCTACCCCCTCCCGCGCGTGCACCTCGACAACACCGCGGGCGCCGCCGTCAAGGCATACGCCGACGGCCCCGGCGCCACCGTCCGCCTCAGCGCGGCCCGAGCCGTCGCGCAACGGGCCCCGCAGATCGCGGCGTTCTCCTCCGGCGGCCCCAACCCTGTCACCGGCGACCTGCTCAAGCCCGACCTCGCGGCCCCCGGCCTCGACATCGTCGCCGGCACCACCCCGGGCGGCGACGACGGCCGTTTCACGGGCGAGCAGGGCATCATGTCCGGCACCTCGATGGCGACCCCGCACGTCGCCGGCCTCGCGCTGCTGCTGCGCGCACGCCACCCCGACTGGTCCCCCATGGAGATCAGGTCGGCGCTGATGACCACGGCGACCACCACGGACCGCGCGGGCGAGCCCATCACCCGCATCGGCACCGGCCGCCCGGCCACCCCGCTCGACTACGGCGCCGGACAGGCCGTCCCGAACCGCGCCGACGACCCCGGCCTGGTCTACGACTCCACCCCGGCCGACTGGACGGCGTACAACTGCGCCGTCACGGGCGCCCCGGTGACCGCCGGTGACTCCTGCCCCACCGGGGAGCGGACCGCCCCGAGCGACCTGAACTACCCGACGATCTCGGTCGGCGCCCTCGCCGGGAAGCAGACCGTCACCCGCACCGTCACCAACGTCAGCGCCGCGACCGGCGTCTACACGGCCGAGCTGCGCACGCCGCCCGGCTACCGGGCCGAGGTCACGCCGAAGGAACTCGTCGTGAAGCCCGGCGCGTCGGCCGGCTACCGGGTCACCTTCACCCGCACCGACGCCGCCTACGGCGACTGGGCGTTCGGCTCGCTCACCTGGCACGACCGGCAGGGCCACCGGGTCCGCAGCGCCGTCGCCCTGCGCGCCACCCCGCTCGCCGTCGCCGCCGAGGCCACCGGCGAGGGCGCCACCGGCTCGGTCGCCCTCGCGCCGAAGCCCGGCTGGGACGGCACCCTCACCACGGCGGTGAACGGCCTGTACGCGGGCACCGCCGAGACCGGCACCCTCACCGGGACCAACCCCGACTTCGCCCCGGGCCGGTCGCCGCTGCCGGCCGCCACGATCAGGACCCGGATCACCGTGCCCGAGGGCACCGAACTCGCCCGCGTCGCGATCCGGTCCGCCGACCACCTGCCGGGCAGCGACCTGGACCTGTGGGTGCTCGACAAGAACGGCGACAACCTCGTCAACCTCGTCACCGGCAACGACGAACACGTCGACCTCACCGAGCCGGGCACCTACGACGTCTACCTCAACCAGTACGCCCTCCCGCAGGGCGCGACCGGCCAGACGTACACCCTGCGCACCTGGCTGATCGGCAAGGGCACCCGGCCCGACCACACCGCCACGGCCACCCCGGCCGAACAGCCGGTCACCCGGGGCACCCCCACCGGGGTCACCGTCTCCTGGCAGGACCTCCCGGCCGGCCGCCCCTACCTCGGCCTGATCGGCTACGGCGACGGCACCGGAGCCGTCGGCCGCACCCTCCTGAGCGTCACCCCGTGA
- a CDS encoding glycosyltransferase, whose protein sequence is MRVLLSTYGTRGDVEPLVALAVRLRELGAEVRMCTPPDEEFAARLAGVGVGLVPVGPPVKEMMRGKTLPSAADLARYRDELVETQFGAFPAAFDGCDVVLAAGLGQVAARSVAESLGIPYLYVSYAAVHLPSPHHAPPPRPGWPEPEAAGNAARWEFDARNVDAQFGAALARHRAALGLPAVDNVRDHIITDHPWLAADPVLGPWQETPGLDVVQTGAWTLPDDRPLPADLTRFLDAGDPPVYVGFGSMSPAEGVGAMAVEAIRAQGHRVLVSRGWADLDLLDDGDDCFAVGEANHQNLFPRVAAVVHHGGAGTTLTAARAGAPQVVVPLQLSDNPYWAGRVAALDLGAALDARETTAETLGVALKTALSPETRERARSLAGRLRTDGAEVAARRLTGELR, encoded by the coding sequence ATGCGCGTGCTGTTGTCCACATACGGGACACGTGGCGACGTCGAGCCGCTGGTGGCACTCGCGGTGCGGCTACGGGAGCTCGGCGCCGAGGTGAGGATGTGTACCCCGCCGGACGAGGAGTTCGCGGCGCGGCTCGCGGGCGTCGGAGTGGGGCTCGTGCCGGTCGGGCCGCCGGTCAAGGAGATGATGCGCGGCAAGACCCTGCCCTCGGCGGCGGACCTGGCCCGCTACCGCGACGAGCTGGTCGAGACGCAGTTCGGCGCCTTCCCCGCGGCGTTCGACGGCTGCGACGTGGTGCTGGCGGCCGGTCTGGGACAGGTCGCCGCGCGGTCCGTGGCCGAGTCCCTGGGCATCCCCTACCTCTACGTCAGCTACGCGGCGGTCCACCTGCCGTCGCCGCACCACGCGCCGCCGCCCCGGCCGGGCTGGCCGGAGCCCGAGGCCGCCGGCAACGCGGCCCGGTGGGAGTTCGACGCCCGCAACGTCGACGCGCAGTTCGGCGCGGCGCTGGCCAGGCACCGGGCGGCGCTCGGCCTGCCTGCGGTGGACAACGTGCGCGACCACATCATCACCGACCACCCGTGGCTCGCGGCCGACCCGGTCCTGGGCCCGTGGCAGGAAACCCCTGGCCTGGACGTCGTGCAGACCGGCGCGTGGACCCTGCCGGACGACCGCCCCCTCCCGGCCGACCTGACGAGGTTCCTGGACGCGGGCGACCCGCCGGTCTACGTGGGCTTCGGCAGCATGTCCCCGGCCGAGGGCGTCGGCGCCATGGCCGTCGAGGCGATCCGCGCCCAGGGGCACCGGGTCCTCGTGTCCCGGGGCTGGGCGGACCTCGACCTCCTCGACGACGGGGACGACTGCTTCGCCGTCGGCGAGGCCAACCACCAGAACCTGTTCCCCCGGGTGGCCGCCGTGGTCCACCACGGAGGCGCGGGCACGACGCTGACGGCGGCCCGCGCGGGCGCGCCGCAGGTCGTCGTCCCCCTCCAGCTGTCGGACAACCCGTACTGGGCGGGCCGGGTGGCGGCGCTGGACCTCGGCGCGGCCCTCGACGCGCGGGAGACGACCGCCGAGACCCTGGGCGTCGCGCTCAAGACCGCCCTGTCGCCCGAGACCCGCGAGCGCGCGCGGTCCCTGGCGGGCCGGCTCCGCACCGACGGGGCGGAGGTGGCGGCACGCAGGCTGACCGGCGAGCTGCGGTGA
- a CDS encoding NTP transferase domain-containing protein: protein MQSSFTPVPDVSVILPCAGHGTRFGAPYPKELHCLASGITVLDRSLEAVVELAKSGLTVRLVVVFAEHKLDTVRHLARYADLFQMVFVYQADSYGPGLDGAIRAALPMTRGPVALVLPDIVVTGPDTQGKLLDAFRRVEVAGWSVVAAEERDHETLRQMGALAVAEVDGVLTVGAATDKPADPSGFNAFWGMVAVAENEAHRLPDVVCVGAANPLAGATALMVEGIVNYNTPAG, encoded by the coding sequence ATGCAGAGTTCGTTCACACCCGTACCTGATGTGTCGGTCATCCTGCCCTGCGCCGGGCACGGAACGCGTTTCGGGGCGCCCTACCCGAAGGAGCTGCACTGCCTGGCTTCTGGAATCACGGTGCTGGACCGCAGCCTGGAAGCCGTCGTCGAACTCGCCAAGAGCGGACTGACCGTGCGTCTGGTCGTCGTGTTCGCGGAGCACAAGCTGGACACGGTGCGTCATCTGGCCCGCTACGCCGACCTCTTCCAGATGGTCTTCGTCTACCAGGCGGACTCGTACGGACCCGGTCTCGACGGGGCGATCCGGGCCGCGCTGCCGATGACCCGGGGGCCGGTGGCCCTCGTCCTGCCCGACATCGTTGTCACAGGGCCGGACACCCAGGGCAAGCTCCTCGACGCCTTCCGGCGGGTGGAGGTCGCGGGCTGGAGCGTGGTCGCCGCCGAGGAACGGGACCACGAGACGCTGCGGCAGATGGGCGCGCTGGCCGTGGCCGAGGTGGACGGCGTCCTGACCGTGGGGGCGGCCACCGACAAGCCGGCGGACCCCTCGGGCTTCAACGCGTTCTGGGGCATGGTCGCCGTCGCCGAGAACGAGGCGCACCGGCTGCCCGACGTCGTGTGCGTGGGGGCCGCCAACCCGCTGGCCGGCGCGACCGCCCTCATGGTGGAGGGGATCGTCAACTACAACACCCCCGCGGGCTGA
- a CDS encoding non-ribosomal peptide synthetase yields the protein MSLSRIPAGAPSGEETEFAPLSLAQERLWVMARMDGDAGAAYNEPMPFDIRGPLDRDLLTEALRLLAARHEALRTRLVPTEGTALQVVDPPDTGFPVTFEDLTGAPDQAERLTRLRTEAEGAPFRLGEEPMARGCLIALQPDHHVLILTAHHLVFDGWSRSLLLKELGLLYSALQRGQEVSLPELTWQYSDYTRWQWEWMAGDEPRAQADYWTAALAGAPAALPLPTDRPRPPEQDFRGARVPVTVDEDLTRALRALAEDNDVSLYATVLTGWSVLLALLSGQEDIVVGAPTANRRRGDVEGLIGFFVNTVALRADLSGSPSVTDALKQVNQRIRDALKHVDLPFERVVELVNPPRSPACTVLFQTMVAWVPSMRRELELPGLTVEPRTDAAHVPAKFDLVLALADEGRQLTGEIDYAVALFDRTTVERYRRQFLRVLRLMTERPDAQITDLTLLDEDEQRALLADFSTGPAVTGPAPAGVLERFAAQVRERPGQCALVAGDTALDYATLDRRSNRLAHALIARGAGPDRVVGLHTGRTAELVVGVLGILKAGAAYLPLDPGQPPERLTAMVDDATPVLVLSDQESGWEHLAKVEAEGTCEEAPALDADPARLAYVIYTSGSTGRPKGVAVTHGSVVNLLDHWRDLMGDAPGEASSAWSSIGFDASVHELLVPLTTGAVLHLVPDELRGDPRELLDWMRERKVTQAFLPPSYVLWIGEDPAARLAGSSLRQLLTGVESLPENTLHRMRELLPGLRICFGYGPTEATLYSTAYTDPQPYDRPCPIGRPLRGTRLYLLDDRMRPVPVGVPGEVYLGGASLARGYLNRPDLTDELFVPDPFVPGERLYRTGDLARWLPDGNAEYAGRRDDQLKLRGFRIEPGEVEAALLALPGVREAVVLADRDAPGGPRLVAGVGCDTGATRMPYEWRADLADRLPDYMIPAVVVEFPRLPLNRSGKADRTEVLRAASTALAGRVNAAAPRDHAEMALYRIWREVLLHPAIGIGDNFFDLGGTSISAIKMASAVERELGVTLPVRDVLLHPTIEALAERVRGHGGEATRPSSLVEFRAGAGRQRVVCVHPAGGTAFCYLPLSAELADDIGVVGLQAPGINPGESTLPGVEAMAEEYLRLVAPRPDEALVLCGLSYGGLVAHEMGRRLAEAGHEKVSVVLLDTHGAQDDGQRAALAPVGMDEFRDKLVRFNGMYPGIDDDQVARYLNVYNHHRETARDYAVPVSPARVVLMQATAVEDPDAAGGLREFWQRRAGGGFAVEPVACGHWDMLESAELPRVAAVLTAELHRMTTAPSTAPSGTSEAR from the coding sequence GTGTCCTTGTCCCGAATCCCAGCCGGCGCTCCCTCCGGCGAAGAGACCGAATTCGCGCCCCTGTCCCTGGCGCAGGAGCGCCTGTGGGTCATGGCGCGCATGGACGGAGACGCCGGCGCCGCCTACAACGAGCCGATGCCCTTCGACATCCGGGGACCACTGGACCGCGACCTCCTCACCGAGGCGCTGCGCCTGCTCGCGGCCCGGCACGAGGCCCTGCGCACCCGGCTCGTCCCCACCGAGGGAACGGCCCTCCAGGTCGTCGACCCGCCGGACACGGGATTCCCGGTGACCTTCGAGGACCTGACGGGAGCACCGGACCAGGCCGAACGGCTCACCCGCCTGCGGACGGAGGCGGAGGGAGCCCCCTTCCGCCTGGGCGAGGAACCCATGGCACGCGGCTGCCTGATCGCGCTCCAGCCGGACCACCACGTCCTGATCCTGACGGCACACCACCTCGTCTTCGACGGCTGGTCCCGCTCCCTGCTGCTGAAAGAGCTGGGCCTGCTGTACTCCGCGCTCCAGCGCGGCCAGGAGGTCTCGCTGCCCGAACTGACCTGGCAGTACAGCGACTACACGCGCTGGCAGTGGGAGTGGATGGCGGGGGACGAACCCCGCGCGCAGGCCGACTACTGGACCGCCGCACTTGCCGGCGCCCCCGCCGCGCTCCCCCTGCCCACCGACCGGCCCCGCCCGCCCGAGCAGGACTTCCGCGGCGCCCGGGTGCCCGTGACCGTCGACGAGGACCTGACGCGGGCCCTGCGCGCCCTGGCCGAGGACAACGATGTCTCCCTGTACGCGACCGTCCTCACCGGCTGGTCCGTGCTGCTGGCCCTGCTCTCCGGCCAGGAGGACATCGTTGTCGGCGCCCCCACCGCCAACCGCCGGCGCGGCGACGTCGAGGGCCTGATCGGCTTCTTCGTCAACACCGTCGCCCTGCGCGCCGACCTCTCCGGCTCACCCAGCGTCACCGACGCCCTGAAACAGGTGAACCAGCGGATCCGCGACGCCCTGAAACACGTCGACCTGCCCTTCGAACGCGTCGTCGAACTCGTCAACCCGCCCCGCAGCCCCGCCTGCACCGTCCTGTTCCAGACCATGGTCGCCTGGGTCCCCTCCATGCGGCGGGAACTCGAACTGCCGGGCCTGACGGTCGAACCCAGGACCGACGCCGCCCACGTCCCCGCGAAGTTCGACCTGGTCCTGGCCCTGGCCGACGAAGGCCGACAGCTCACCGGCGAGATCGACTACGCCGTGGCCCTCTTCGACCGGACGACCGTCGAACGCTACCGGCGCCAGTTCCTGCGCGTCCTGCGCCTGATGACCGAACGCCCCGACGCCCAGATCACCGACCTGACCCTGCTCGACGAGGACGAACAGCGGGCCCTGCTCGCCGACTTCAGCACCGGACCCGCCGTGACCGGACCGGCGCCGGCCGGCGTCCTGGAGCGGTTCGCCGCGCAGGTCCGCGAACGGCCGGGGCAGTGCGCGCTGGTGGCCGGCGACACCGCACTCGACTACGCGACCCTCGACCGCCGGTCCAACCGCCTCGCCCACGCGCTCATCGCCCGCGGCGCCGGCCCCGACCGCGTCGTGGGCCTGCACACCGGACGCACCGCCGAACTCGTCGTCGGCGTCCTCGGGATCCTCAAGGCTGGGGCCGCCTATCTGCCCCTCGACCCCGGCCAGCCCCCGGAACGGCTCACCGCCATGGTGGACGACGCCACACCCGTCCTCGTCCTGAGCGACCAGGAGTCAGGGTGGGAACACCTGGCGAAGGTGGAGGCGGAAGGCACATGCGAGGAGGCGCCAGCCCTCGACGCGGACCCGGCCCGGCTCGCCTACGTCATCTACACCTCGGGATCCACCGGCCGCCCCAAGGGCGTCGCGGTGACGCACGGCAGCGTCGTCAACCTCCTCGACCACTGGCGCGACCTCATGGGAGACGCCCCCGGCGAGGCGTCCTCGGCCTGGTCCAGCATCGGCTTCGACGCGTCGGTGCACGAACTCCTCGTCCCCCTCACCACCGGCGCCGTCCTCCACCTCGTCCCCGACGAACTGCGCGGCGACCCCCGGGAACTGCTGGACTGGATGCGCGAACGCAAGGTCACCCAGGCGTTCCTGCCCCCCTCCTACGTCCTGTGGATCGGCGAGGACCCGGCCGCGCGGCTCGCCGGATCCAGCCTGCGCCAGCTCCTCACCGGAGTGGAGTCCCTGCCCGAGAACACCCTGCACCGCATGCGCGAACTCCTGCCCGGCCTGCGCATCTGCTTCGGCTACGGCCCGACCGAGGCCACCCTCTACTCCACCGCCTACACCGACCCCCAGCCGTATGACCGGCCCTGCCCCATCGGACGGCCCCTGCGCGGCACCCGCCTCTACCTGCTCGACGACCGCATGCGCCCGGTCCCCGTCGGCGTCCCCGGCGAGGTCTACCTCGGCGGCGCCAGCCTGGCCCGCGGCTACCTGAACCGCCCCGACCTCACCGACGAACTCTTCGTGCCCGACCCCTTCGTCCCCGGCGAACGCCTCTACCGCACCGGCGACCTGGCGCGCTGGCTGCCGGACGGCAACGCCGAGTACGCCGGACGCCGCGACGACCAGCTCAAACTGCGCGGCTTCCGGATCGAACCCGGCGAGGTCGAGGCGGCGCTGCTGGCGCTCCCCGGAGTGCGGGAAGCCGTCGTCCTGGCCGACCGCGACGCACCCGGCGGCCCCCGCCTGGTCGCCGGCGTCGGCTGCGACACCGGGGCCACGCGGATGCCGTACGAGTGGCGCGCGGACCTGGCGGACCGCCTGCCGGACTACATGATCCCCGCCGTCGTCGTCGAGTTCCCGCGACTGCCGCTCAACCGCAGCGGCAAGGCAGACCGGACCGAGGTGCTGCGCGCCGCGTCCACGGCCCTCGCGGGACGGGTCAACGCGGCCGCGCCCCGCGACCACGCGGAGATGGCGCTGTACCGGATCTGGCGCGAGGTGCTGCTGCACCCGGCCATCGGCATCGGCGACAACTTCTTCGACCTGGGCGGCACCTCGATATCGGCGATCAAGATGGCCTCCGCCGTCGAACGGGAACTCGGCGTCACCCTGCCGGTCCGCGACGTCCTGCTGCACCCCACCATCGAAGCGCTCGCCGAACGGGTGCGCGGCCACGGCGGCGAGGCCACGCGGCCCAGCAGCCTGGTCGAGTTCCGCGCGGGCGCCGGCCGGCAGCGCGTGGTCTGCGTGCACCCCGCCGGCGGCACCGCCTTCTGCTACCTGCCCCTGTCCGCCGAACTCGCCGACGACATCGGCGTGGTGGGCCTCCAGGCACCCGGCATCAACCCCGGCGAGTCCACCCTGCCCGGCGTCGAGGCGATGGCCGAGGAGTACCTGCGGCTCGTCGCCCCCCGCCCCGACGAGGCCCTGGTCCTGTGCGGGCTCTCCTACGGCGGCCTCGTCGCCCACGAGATGGGCCGCCGGCTGGCCGAGGCCGGCCACGAGAAGGTCAGCGTCGTCCTCCTCGACACCCACGGCGCCCAGGACGACGGACAGCGCGCCGCGCTCGCACCGGTCGGCATGGACGAGTTCCGGGACAAGCTGGTCCGCTTCAACGGCATGTACCCGGGCATCGACGACGACCAGGTGGCCCGCTACCTGAACGTCTACAACCACCACCGCGAGACGGCCCGCGACTACGCCGTCCCCGTCTCGCCCGCCCGCGTCGTCCTGATGCAGGCGACGGCCGTGGAGGACCCGGACGCAGCCGGCGGCCTGCGGGAGTTCTGGCAGCGGCGGGCCGGCGGCGGGTTCGCCGTCGAGCCGGTCGCCTGCGGCCACTGGGACATGCTGGAGAGCGCCGAACTGCCCCGCGTCGCCGCCGTCCTCACCGCCGAACTGCACCGGATGACCACCGCACCCAGCACCGCACCTTCAGGCACGTCGGAGGCACGATGA